The genomic window ATTGGGAGAATTTGTGGGATCTGGTTCAGTTAAACTTTCATCATTTCTTGGAGCACTTGTGAGAGAGTACGTCCCTATTATTCTGGATGATTGGAGGCAGCTAGATGATATAATAAGGGACACACTATGCGAGGAAATTCAGGTAAGTGTATTGATCATCTTATTACATTTACTTGaaaaactaattaagtaaAGAATAGTGATTTTCTATACATTTGTATACTAATGTAGGGGAGGTTCAATGTGGACCAAGAAttgcaaagaagagaaattttcAAACATATGGGTTGTTTGTTTAGGGCTTCTAAATCCAACCTTCTGGCGAAAGTGAGAGTTGCTAAATGGTTTTAATCATAGGAAGTAAGAGATAAAGTCTCAGATACACCACATTCAATTCTTTTACTTgtagaaaaaagagagttcAGACCCCTCGCAGGTGACAAGGAGTAAAGTTTGGGTTGCAGGACACACGCATTCTGATGGAAGACCAGTCAAGGCCGAATTTGTCGAGACCATTGTAAGTAATATCTAATTTCTTGTGGTTTACTCTGATATTATCTAAAGCTAGCTACTTATACCTGTTTGATTACATATTTGAATgcaggaaaaaataaaatcttttttttgaaagaatgtaaaattgtATTCAGTCAAAAACCTTTTTACAAAAGATGTAACAGTGTGTGTAAAAGTTTAGAATATAAGCTGAAGATACAATAGCTGAAAGAAAAGACTAGAGAGGTTGTAGAGGATGAAGGGGTCGAGTGGAGAACCAAAGCTGCAGGCAAGTGTTGTAGCTGTGATCTCCTGTATCTCGGATTGAGCTGATTCGATTACGAACTGTTTTGTCAATGAGCTTGATGAGCCTATTCGGTGGTGAGCTAAGTTCACCATGACGTCTAGCATTCCTTTCTCGCCAAATGTGGTAGATTGTGGCTTGAAAGGATTGTAGATtgtggaaaaaataaaatcaatagaGAGTGAAATGGATTTCACATCCACTAGTGTTAAAGAAGATGTTGTGACTCAAGTACTAGGAAAAGACAAACCTGGGAGAGTTAGAGGGTTGGGCAGAGGGGCTACATTAACCTAGCTGGCATTTTTGCAAGTTAGAGACTCACATGTGCATAAATTTGAAGCTACTCAAGAACTATTATTGAGCAAGGTTGAAGACTTACAGaatgttgttaaaaaaatggCTAGTAATAAGGTATGTACTCAGACGCCCTTGTTTACTGTTATGATCTATGTTAGTTAACTTCTATGTGATATTTTAGTCTTCTAACAATTTTATTTCTCAGCCACCTTGTGATACTCAATCCAGATCTGAAGCAACCAATTTTACAGTAGGCGTCAAATGTCAAATTCTTGATTTGGAATCTGAAGATGATATTGTTATTGCTGAAGGAGAGTTGTGTTCTACTGAACCAGCATATAAGATTCGTCGTGTACCACTAGGACCTAACGCAGCTGCTATTGTAGTCAAAACGGTATTTGATAAACAAGCTTCTGTTTGGAGGCCTATACCAAACATCGTCTTCATTGGACAAGCGTTGGGAGCCAAAATTGCATGGCCAGAGAATAAGTTGATTTTGGACAATGATGACTTCACAAGTTGGAGCACAACTGCAAACAAGAACATTGATGATGCATATACGGTAATTGTTTAGAGGCTTGTTATCAACTTATCCAAATTATAGAAACTTACTCTTTAGCTAGGTTGGTAATACATTTGCCTGAAATGTAGGAACAAGAGAGGGTTCGTATTATTGATTGGACTGTGGATGAGGTTTATGCTGAAGGTAAACTGTGTTCAATTGATCCAAATGAACTCTTGAACGAAGTACCTATTGGTCGCAATTAATGCAATTGTGGAGATTGATTTGGTGGTTAAAGAAAGTGCCTTTTTGTGGAGACCAATTGCTGAGATGTCAGTCATGGGTGATGCACTTAATAAGAAAATCGTTTGGGCTTAGCCAAAGATACAGTTTGTTAATAACGCAATGCCGCCTTCTTAAAAAGTAACAAGATCAACACGTTCGGTAAGATTCAAGAACCTTTATTTTGTAgtatgatttgatttgttgttcATATACTGGAATTCTGATGGAtatacttttgaattttcaattgTTAGAATGGTAGTATCAACACTAGTAGCAGTAAAggtgaaaagaagaaatgtttATTGTTAGATATCGATAAAACTGAGAAGGTAGTTGCAACTGGTCGAGTTTCTTCAACAAATCCAGAAGATTTAGTACATTTCGAACGCCTAGGATTGAATGCTAGCATCGTGTGGGTAGAATCTGAGAAGATTGGAGATGCTAAATTCTGGAGACCAAATTCTGAGATTATGTGCATTGGCGATGCAGTAGGCCTTACTGTACCTTGGCCTAATGATAGACTCATTTTGATATGATCTATGTTATGCATGTGTTTGTTTGATACTGCTGTGAACTTGGGTTATTGACAGATTTGATATTGTGTAATATTGTGTAATATTGATGTGAACTTGTTGTATGATTgacaatattaattaaaagttGATTTATGGTTTTCTTACATTATATTGatattgattatatatgtaaacaacaacataaatgAAAGCAGACAATGATTTTGTGACATgcttaaattaaatttataaatagcATATAATAAACGCTGttataatttaaacaataaCACAACATACCCGctattatattaaaaacaatagcAGATGATATGCGCTATTGTacacaaaacaataacataaaacacCCGCTATTATAATGTACACTATAACAAATGATATCCGCTATTGTATTAACACTTTTAATAGCGTCGCTAAAAACCGCTATGAAAACTTGGCAAGCTATCGTAGCGGGCGATAACATATCGTTTTTATTTTCGCTATAGTAACGATAAATAGCGTTTTTCGTCTTCTATTAAAAACCTATTTTCCTGTAGTGATTGCAACTTATTGCATCTCTGTTTTGTCGAAAGTGAGGacaatatttttccaagaattTCATCTGTAAGACAACTTATAGCTTGTGTCAAATCTTTTGGCATCCATTGCCTGAAACATGAAGTGATGGGTCCTGTGATTCAACTACTAGATTAACCAACCGAAAGCGATTGCTCTAGAAAGTTGAATACTTCTATAAATACCCTatagaagaaactcaaaactgCTTGAATAGTAAAGAACGTGGGCAATTATAATAACTAGAGAAGGAACAAATATGAAAGTTCTATTGATATAGAGAGACTGAGAGAGAGACGAACTGTTCCTGTGGAGGACGtcgaagagagagagagacggagAGAACGATGATTACCATaatttaggtttagggtttccaaaaaaaaaattaaacactaATTCCAAAATGACAAGAGAAAAATCGTTTAAAAGAACTTGCTAATTATCAATATCCCAtatgaaaaattaattgaacCTAATCAAACTAAATTAACCATACCATACGAATTGAACCAAAACGGTTCGAACATACCTGaaataattttggttaaagttCAATTTACTAGAATCGTATAACTCTAAGGGCACAATTATCAGAATCCCAGTCTCTACATATTCTCTTACAAGTATCTTCATATTAGTCACCTTGACTACTCTACAGATTCGTGCATTAATGTCTCTTTCACGTTAAAAAAATCTTGggaaaagaaagcaaaagagtaATTTTGACCGTCTAGCTCTCTAGTCTCTATATAACCCCAATCGTTAACAGAATGAAGATAAACTTAAAAACATGGCATCACAAACCAACAAAGAGCTTTTCGTGGGTGGACTTGCAAGGATTTTGAAAGAACAGCGACAAGTCGATGTCCGGCTGAAGGCAGGGGACAGCGATCAGAAGGGTGTATCTATATCTGCTCATAAGCTTGTTCTGgtctcttcctctttccttattattttttcatcatcatatgattcttaaaaaaacatttacgaAACGTTCTTTACTCGTACTGAATTTCATTGTGAATGTTATGGAATGTTTTATAGTCTGCAAGATCTGAGGTGTTTAAGATGATATTGGAAACAGAAGAGATCAAGGCTACAACTACGCTAGACACAATCACTCTCTCAGAGCTAAAACACACAGAGTTAGTGGCTTTGGTTGAGTGATAAGTACCAAAATGGCTTATCAAGATATGTAACAGAAAGAGATGAGATAATAGAAGAAATAGGTTGAGATGCAGAAGAATTtcagagaaggagaaggaagatgaagaagataaacattCTTAAGATTATAATCAATAAGTGTTTTTCAATGACTAAAGAAGAGTTTAAATAAAAGACATTACTAAAGTAAACATGCCAAACACTAAGCCTTATAAAAACCCATAAGGCCCAACTCCTGAACCTATCAATACTCCCTCCTTTGAGAGTCACCTTGTCCTCAAGGTGGAAGAAAGTGAATTCCTTGGACGAGTGTCCTAACTTCGGTTGAGCCTACAGCTGCAACCTTCTTTTTGACACTTGATTCCCACTTATCAACCATCTCCTCAACATGCATTTGTGTAACCTCTTTACCGAATTCAATCATTAGCCTTGAAACCACAGTTTTAAAAGGATGATACAATCCCACAACTTCAAACGGTTCTGCAGTCCTTACCTCCTTTGATATGACCGCCTCTTTAGTCTGTTATGTGTGCACCTTTAACACACACGGAGCGGGTTTGGTCTTTCTCACTCTTGGTTGACATGTTCCGCGTACTTCCAGCTACAACTTCACTGTGTTTCACCCCGGGTTGCccaaaaaatgatttctcATCGTCATTCTCTTTAGTATCCTTCTAAGGTTCCAACCATGAAACTTCTTCCAAGTGTTCTGGACTTAGCTTCAACTCTTGACTTTCAACGCTCTTAACATGTCCACCTTGTATTTCCTTAGCGATTCCTCCACATGTAACCTTACTCTCTCCTTTTAAAGTTACCTTGTCCTCAAGGTAGGAAACAACAAGCATTTCCCCATCGttatttctctgttcttcaatATCCTCTTGCTCATTTTCACTCTTCATCTTTACTTTTGTAGTAACTTGCTCAAGTTCTTCGTGCTCAGCACAAAGAGTGATCCATTGTTGGTTGTGGCTGAAAGAGAAATCTTGATTCTGCCAATTAACCATTGTCTCTCCCAGTTTTGAGAGCCACTCATAACCAAGAATCACATCCACATCAGTCTTGGCCAAGTCTAGCAGAAGGAAATTCTCAGTGATTTCAACTTCTTGAACCCATAATCTAATTCCGAGACAAGTTCCTACGCTTTGTATGCACTGCCTTTGTCCCAATAAAACTGAAGCTTGGTTTGTAATACTCGTGGGTAGTTTGAGACTGAAGGCTAACTCAACTAAGATAAAATTGTCGGTTGCTCCAGAATCTATAGCTACAACGACCTTATGATCTAATATGAAGCCATAGAATCTCATACCTTTGTTCCTGGTTAAATCTATCACTAGTTGCTCCATTCCCTGTCTCAAGGTATAACTATCCTGCTCTAATTCTTCCAGCTCATTTATaactccttttttcttctttaccaCATCCAGCTTAGCTTGTACCAGGGTAAGGCTCATCAGCTCCGCCTGTCTTGATTGGTAGCTGTTCTCAATGACGACACAATTCCAGAATTTATGAGATTATTACTTTCTTCTAACCATTGTGTTGTATCCATCATTTGTACAATCCCATTCGGTTTCAATTCTCGAACTGCAGTTTGCAAACTAGGTTGCAACCCTTGTAAGAACATCTCCTCGAAGCCTTGTCCTGGTAAGGTAACTGAGCGAAGACAAAGAGCTTCAAACCTTTCTCTGTAATCACGCACTGATCCTTCTTGTTGTATTCCCGAATAATGAGGTTGATGATTTAACTTCATTGTCGTCTTTGTCTCTCGGCCCATCATACACTTAAATTCCTTCCAGCTTGTAGGTGAATTCTTTTTCCAGAGATGCTTTATCCATTGCCTAGTCTCTCCTTCCAAGTTAGCATAAACAATTTGTAACCTCTCATGCTCCGAAATTTTATTCTCACCAAAATAATTCTCAAAGTTATTTAGACAGCTTCTTAGGTTTTTTCCGTGAAAAGCAACGAGGCTCTGTACTAGCTGAAAGTCCTCAGTCCACGGCTCAGTTCCAGACCAACGTCACCACGGACAGCTGCATCACACCTCAAGCTCCGTTAAAGGCAAAAGGGGATGGGATTCTACCCTTACCGCTGCTGGCAGTACCGATCCAAACAATGGATCCGTCTCAGACATCATACGGGTTTAGCCAGAACACCGGTCAGCTAGGATCTCCGGGTAACAACACTGGGTCACCTGGAAGAAGGTCAGATCTATCACAGTATGAAGGACAGAGCCCAGATGACTGGTTATTCAGAATGGAGAAGAGTTTTCTGCAGAACCAGACCTTGGAACATCAAAAGTTGGAGGTAGCTATAACGTGTTTAGTTTCGGTAACAGCTTTAAATTGGTTGAGAGGTGTGCTAATGAGAGGATTGTTCAAAGATTGTaatgattttaagaaaaaagttcGAAAATGATTTGGACACAGTCGTTGCGGGTCTGTTGTGTGGCAGTTGTTGAACATCAGACAGAAAGGCTCAGTGGAGGAATTTAGAGAACGGTTTGAAGAATTAATAGTTGAGGTGCCACACATTACTAACGATCTTTTGGAAGGAATTTTCTTAAAGGGAATGAGGAAAAATATAAGAGACCAAGTGATGCGTACACGTCCCTCTAGCATATATGAGATTGTGGAGACAGCATGCCTCATAGAAGAGCAAGAGCAGGAGAAGACGTCTTTCCACTCAAATTACAACTCGAAATCCGTTAGTAGAACAAATTCAGCTCCGGTGCTTCATCGAAGCAACAACAATAGCCCTATCAAGACACAGGATATCATTCAAGCTAGGAGGTCATTTGATGGGGTAAGAGATAACAGGAAACCGGATCAGAGGAACAACGCATGCTACACGTGTGGAGACCGCTATTTTCCAGGACACCGCTGTAAAAATCAGAAGCTCAAATGTTTGGAGTTGGTCGCAACAAGCGAGGCGGGACAGTTACTGGAGGAGGAAGACGAATctgagagtgaagaagaaccGGAACCTAAGGTGGAAGGACAGACAATGATGCATCTTTCGTTGAGTTCAATGGCTGGCCTTACTAATGAAAAGTCTATGAGGATGAAAGGATGGATAGCAGGTCAGGAAGTGATCGTGTTGATTGATTCAGGAGCAACTAGTAACTTCATTTCTGAAGAAGTTGCTCAGCGGTGCTCACTAACAGTCACACCAACAAGTGATTTTGGAGTAGCAGTTGGTAATGGTCAGATTATTTCAGGACAAGGCAAAGTTAAGGATGTGCAGCTACACATTCAAGGGGTGGATATTAAGGAGGAGTTTTTTCTGTTTGCTTTGGGAACCACAGATATAGTGCTGGGGTACTCGTGGTTAGCTACCTTGGGAGATACAAGGATCAATTGGGGGCGCCACACTCTGAAATTCAAGGTCAACGAAGAATGGGTGACACTAGTGGGAGACCCAGCCCTCTTGAGACAACAGATATCTCTTCATGCATTGGAAAAAACAGTGAGAAAAGGTGACACATGAGGCGGAAGGAAACAACAGTTTGGGGGTTCAGAAACTTATCAAGGATTACAAGAAGGTTTTCCAGTTACCACAAAGGTTACCTCCATCAAGGAATAGAGAGCATTCCATCACCTTACAACTAGGAAGCTCACCGATCAAGGCTAGACCATATCGGTATTCATTCGCACAAAAGAATGAAATGGAGAAGTTGATCAGAGAGATGCTAGCAGCTGAGATAATCAGACCTAGTATCAGCCCATTCTCAAGTCCTGTACTATTGGTCAAGAAGAAAGACGGAGGCTGGAGATTTTGCGTGGACTACAGGGCATTGAGCAAGGCTACCGTTCCGGACTGATATCCAATCCCAGTGATCGAGGAACTGCTGGATGAGCTACACAGAGCCACGATGTTCTCCAAATTGGACCTTAAATCGGGGTACCATCAGATACGAATGAAGGCTGCAGATGTGGAGAAGACAGCTTTCTGTACTCATGAGGGTCATTACGAGTTCTTGGTCATGCCGTTTGATTTGACCAATGCACCGGCCACCTTTCAGTCAGTAATGAATGAGTTGTTTCGAACCTACCTGCGTCAATTTGTTCTAGTGTTCTTTGACGACATTCTGGTTTATAGCTCAGACGAAGAGACCCACCTTAAACATCTAGAAGCGGTTCTCCAAATTCTACTTCAGAATAAGTTATATGccaatgaaaagaaatgtCACTTTGGAAGCACCAGAATCTCTTACTTGGGTCACATGGTAACAGGGAAAGGTGTGTCTGCGGATCCAGCTAAAATTGAAGCTATGGTGAACTGGCCTCAACCAAAGAACATAACTGAGCTGAGGGGGTTCCTGGGACACACTGACTACTACAGAAGGTTTGTAGCAGGTTATGGGAAGATAGCCAAACCCTTAACAGAATTGCTTAAAAAGGGTAAGTTTGAATGGTCTGAAGCAGCTAATAAAGCTTATGAGACACTTAAAGGAGCAGTTATCCAGTTGCCAACCTTAGCATTGCTAGACTTTGCAAAGCCTTTTGTGATTGAAACGGATGCTTCAGGGACGGGAATCGGGGTTGTGCTATCACAAGATAAACGTCCCATAGCGTTTATTAGCCAGGGGTTCTCTAGTAAGGGCAGAATTAAGTCAGTTTACGAGAGAGAGCTGTTGGCCATTGTCTTTGTAGTGGACAAGTGGAAACACTATCTAGCAAGCAAGAAGGTGATTATAAGGACAGATCAGAGGAGTCTCAAACATCTGCTTAACCAGAAAGCTGTGTCAGCTATACAGCAGAGATGGGCATCCAAACTTGTCAGTTTGGATTATGAAATTGAGTACAAACCAGGCGCAGAAAATCGTGTAGCAGACGCTTTGTCCCGACGTCCAGTCACAGAGCAGGTGATGAACATGTTGTTGCTGGCTCCAGCTACTCTGCACAAGATTGAATTACAAGATCAAGTACAAGGCGACCCTAGCCTCAACCTCATCAGAGAAAAGCTTTTAAGTGGACAAGAGTCTGAAAAAGGATACAGTTTGGTGGTTGGCACCTTACATAAAGATGGTAGGATAATGATTCCAACAAATTCTCCTTTTATTCCAAAGTTGTTGGAAAGGTTCCACACTAGTCCCATTGGGGGTCATGAAGGGGTGCTCAAGACACTCAAGAGATTGGCGAGTGAAGTTTATTGGAAGGGAATGAGGAGAGACGTGGTAGAGTTCCTCAGAGGCTGTCAAGTGTGTCAACAAAATAAGTACTCAACCTTGTCACCAGCGGGTCTTCTCACACCGCTACCCATTCCTACTAAGGTATGGTCGAACATTAGCCTTGATTTTATTGATGGGTTACCAAAGTCTGAAGGCTATGATGTGGTGTTAGTAGTGGTAGATAGGCTTAGTAATTATGATCACTTTGTACCGCTGAAGCATCCTTACACAGCCAAGTCTATAGCAGATATTTTCCTTCATGAAATAGTCAGACTTCATGGGT from Arabidopsis thaliana chromosome 3, partial sequence includes these protein-coding regions:
- a CDS encoding BTB/POZ domain-containing protein (BTB/POZ domain-containing protein; CONTAINS InterPro DOMAIN/s: BTB/POZ (InterPro:IPR013069), BTB/POZ fold (InterPro:IPR011333), Kelch related (InterPro:IPR013089), BTB/POZ-like (InterPro:IPR000210); BEST Arabidopsis thaliana protein match is: BTB/POZ domain-containing protein (TAIR:AT2G40440.1); Has 51 Blast hits to 48 proteins in 7 species: Archae - 0; Bacteria - 0; Metazoa - 0; Fungi - 0; Plants - 51; Viruses - 0; Other Eukaryotes - 0 (source: NCBI BLink).), with amino-acid sequence MASQTNKELFVGGLARILKEQRQVDVRLKAGDSDQKGVSISAHKLVLSARSEVFKMILETEEIKATTTLDTITLSELKHTELVALVE
- a CDS encoding Eukaryotic aspartyl protease family protein (Eukaryotic aspartyl protease family protein; FUNCTIONS IN: aminoacyl-tRNA ligase activity, nucleotide binding, ATP binding; INVOLVED IN: translation, tRNA aminoacylation for protein translation; LOCATED IN: cytoplasm; CONTAINS InterPro DOMAIN/s: Aminoacyl-tRNA synthetase, class II (D/K/N)-like (InterPro:IPR018150), Peptidase aspartic (InterPro:IPR021109), Retroviral aspartyl protease (InterPro:IPR013242); BEST Arabidopsis thaliana protein match is: Eukaryotic aspartyl protease family protein (TAIR:AT3G30770.1); Has 114 Blast hits to 114 proteins in 12 species: Archae - 0; Bacteria - 0; Metazoa - 0; Fungi - 0; Plants - 114; Viruses - 0; Other Eukaryotes - 0 (source: NCBI BLink).), which codes for MKLNHQPHYSGIQQEGSVRDYRERFEALCLRSVTLPGQGFEEMFLQGLQPSLQTAVRELKPNGINSYQSRQAELMSLTLVQAKLDVVKKKKGVINELEELEQDSYTLRQGMEQLVIDLTRNKGMRFYGFILDHKVVVAIDSGATDNFILVELAFSLKLPTSITNQASVLLGQRQCIQSVGTCLGIRLWVQEVEITENFLLLDLAKTDVDVILGYEWLSKLGETMVNWQNQDFSFSHNQQWITLCAEHEELEQVTTKVKMKSENEQEDIEEQRNNDGEMLVVSYLEDKVTLKGESKVTCGGIAKEIQGGHDTKENDDEKSFFGQPGVKHSEVVAGSTRNMSTKSEKDQTRSVCVKEPFEVVGLYHPFKTVVSRLMIEFGKEVTQMHVEEMVDKWESSVKKKVAAVGSTEVRTLVQGIHFLPP